From the genome of Geobacter sp. SVR, one region includes:
- the tgt gene encoding tRNA guanosine(34) transglycosylase Tgt, which translates to MEFTLLKKDRNCSARLGILSTSRGEIQTPIFMPVATHGAMKPLTPAQIEETGAQIILSNTYHLHLQPGEGLVKKAGGLHTFMAWNKPILTDSGGFQVFSLPNKRITENGVFFRHEITGEEIYLDPATATRIQQDLGADIIMAFDECIPYPCERSYAEQSTRKTIRWLKECQKAMVDNGQALFGIVQGSVYEDLRAMCAKEMRKLDLPGYAIGGVSVGEGLELLKKVVAWTAPHLPENKPRYLMGVGLPEDILESVERGIDMFDCVIPTRYARSATLFTRRGKIRLTNKNYKRDFYPVDPSCSCYTCRNFSRAYLHHLFVANEVVSAVLSAIHNVHFYLTMMAEIREAIAEGRFMEYKGKFLEGYRQGERRKER; encoded by the coding sequence ATGGAATTTACTCTGCTTAAAAAAGACCGCAATTGCTCCGCCCGCCTCGGCATCCTCAGCACGTCGCGCGGAGAGATCCAGACTCCGATCTTCATGCCGGTGGCGACCCATGGCGCCATGAAGCCGCTGACACCCGCCCAGATCGAGGAAACCGGCGCACAGATCATCCTCAGCAACACCTATCATCTGCACCTCCAGCCGGGCGAAGGGCTGGTGAAAAAAGCTGGGGGGCTGCATACGTTCATGGCATGGAACAAGCCGATTCTGACCGATTCCGGCGGATTCCAGGTCTTTTCACTGCCCAACAAGCGCATCACCGAGAATGGTGTTTTCTTCAGGCACGAGATCACCGGGGAGGAAATCTACCTCGACCCGGCCACGGCCACCCGCATCCAGCAGGATCTGGGGGCGGACATCATCATGGCCTTCGACGAATGCATCCCCTACCCCTGCGAGCGCAGCTATGCCGAACAATCCACCCGGAAAACCATCCGCTGGCTCAAGGAGTGCCAAAAGGCCATGGTCGACAACGGCCAGGCGCTGTTCGGCATTGTGCAGGGCAGCGTCTATGAGGATCTGCGGGCCATGTGCGCCAAAGAGATGCGTAAACTGGACCTGCCCGGGTACGCCATCGGCGGGGTTAGCGTCGGGGAAGGGCTGGAGCTGCTCAAAAAGGTGGTGGCCTGGACCGCGCCCCACCTGCCCGAGAACAAGCCGCGCTACCTGATGGGGGTCGGCCTGCCGGAGGACATTCTGGAGAGCGTCGAGCGCGGCATCGACATGTTCGACTGCGTGATCCCGACCCGCTATGCCCGCAGCGCCACGCTCTTTACCCGGAGAGGCAAGATCCGATTGACCAACAAGAACTACAAGCGCGACTTCTACCCGGTTGATCCCAGCTGCAGCTGCTACACCTGCCGAAACTTCAGCCGGGCCTACCTGCACCACCTGTTCGTGGCCAACGAGGTGGTATCGGCGGTACTGTCCGCCATTCACAACGTCCATTTTTACCTGACCATGATGGCCGAGATCAGGGAGGCCATTGCCGAAGGGCGCTTCATGGAATACAAAGGGAAATTCCTGGAGGGATACCGCCAGGGAGAACGGCGGAAGGAGCGCTGA